A genomic window from Balaenoptera acutorostrata chromosome 20, mBalAcu1.1, whole genome shotgun sequence includes:
- the DVL2 gene encoding segment polarity protein dishevelled homolog DVL-2 isoform X1, which produces MAGSGAGGGGVGETKVIYHLDEEETPYLVKIPVPAERITLGDFKSVLQRPAGAKYFFKSMDQDFGVVKEEISDDNAHLPCFNGRVVSWLVSSDNPQPETAPPAHEPRTDPAPPPPPVPPLPPERTSGIGDSRPPSFHPNVSSSRENLEPETETESVVSLRRERPRRRDSSERGAGGHRPSGPSRLERHLAGYESSSTLMTSELESTSLGDSDEEDTMSRFSSSTEQSSASRLLKRHRRRRKQRPPRLERASSFSSVTDSTMSLNIITVTLNMEKYNFLGISIVGQSNERGDGGIYIGSIMKGGAVAADGRIEPGDMLLQVNDMNFENMSNDDAVRVLRDIVHKPGPLPSPQLDWPPLPHSPIVLTVAKCWDPSPQAYFTLPRNEPIQPIDPAAWVSHSAALTGTFPAYPGSSSMSTITSGSSLPDGCEGRGLSIHTDMASVTKAMAAPESGLEVRDRMWLKITIPNAFLGSDVVDWLYHHVEGFPERREARKYASGLLKAGLIRHTVNKITFSEQCYYVFGDLSGGCESYLVNLSLNDNDGSSGASDQDTLAPLPGATPWPLLPTFSYQYPAPHPYSPQPPPYHELSSYTYGGGSASSQHSEGSRSSGSTRSDGGAGRTGRPEERAPESKSGSGSESEPSSRGGSLRRGGEPGGTGDGGPPPSRGSSGGAPNLRAHPGLHPYGPPPGMALPYNPMMVVMMPPPPPPVPPAVQPPGAPPVRDLGSVPPELTASRQSFHMAMGNPSEFFVDVM; this is translated from the exons ATGGCGGGCAGCGGCGCCGGGGGCGGTGGTGTCGGGGAGACGAAGGTGATTTACCACCTGGATGAAGAAGAGACTCCCTACCTGGTGAAGATCCCCGTCCCCGCCGAGCGCATCACCCTCGGCGATTTCAAGAGCGTCTTGCAGCGGCCCGCGGGCGCTAAGTACTTTTTCAAGTCTATGGATCAGGATTTCGG GGTGGTGAAGGAAGAGATTTCAGATGACAATGCTCACCTTCCCTGCTTCAACGGAAGGGTGGTATCCTGG TTAGTGTCATCAGATAACCCCCAACCTGAGACGGCCCCCCCAGCCCACGAGCCTCGGACAGACCCGGCGCCTCCACCGCCGCCTGTACCCCCTCTGCCACCGGAGAGGACCAGTGGCATTGGAGACTCCAGGCCTCCATCCTTCCA CCCTAACGTGTCCAGCAGCCGGGAAAATCTGGAGCCcgagacagaaacagagtcagTGGTGTCTCTGAGGCGGGAGCGACCTCGCAGGCGAGACAGCAGTGAGCGCGGCG CGGGGGGCCACCGGCCCAGCGGCCCCTCGAGGCTGGAGCGCCACCTGGCAGGGTACGAGAGctcctccaccctcatgaccagCGAGCTGGAGAGCACCAGCCTGGGGGACTCGGACGAGGAGGACACCATGAGCAG GTTCAGCAGCTCCACGGAGCAGAGCAGCGCCTCCCGCCTCCTCAAACGCCACCGGCGGCGGAGGAAACAGCGGCCACCCCGCCTGGAGAGG GCCTCATCCTTCAGCAGTGTCACTGATTCCACCATGTCTCTCAACATCATCACAGTCACGCTCAACATGG AGAAGTACAACTTCCTGGGCATCTCCATCGTGGGTCAGAGCAACGAGCGGGGAGATGGAGGCATCTATATCGGCTCCATCATGAAGGGTGGGGCTGTGGCGGCCGACGGGCGCATTGAGCCCGGGGACATGCTTTTGCAG GTGAACGACATGAACTTTGAGAACATGAGCAACGATGATGCGGTGCGGGTGCTGAGGGATATCGTGCACAAGCCGGG gcctctcccctcaccccagctTGACTGGCCTCCTCTTCCTCACAGCCCCATCGTGCTGACTGTAGCCAAGTGCTGGGATCCCTCTCCCCAGGCCTATTTCACTCTCCCCCGAA ATGAGCCCATCCAGCCGATTGACCCTGCTGCCTGGGTCTCACACTCTGCTGCTCTGACTGGCACCTTCCCAGCCTATCCAGGCTCCTCGTCCATGAGCACCATCACATCTGGGTCCTCTCTTCCTGATG GCTGTGAGGGCCGGGGCCTCTCCATCCATACAGACATGGCATCTGTGACCAAGGCCATGGCAGCTCCAGAGTCTGGACTGGAAGTTCGGGACCGCATGTGGCTCAAGATCACCATCCCTAACGCCTTTCTGG GCTCGGACGTCGTTGACTGGCTCTACCATCACGTAGAGGGCTTTCCTGAGCGGCGGGAGGCCCGAAAGTATGCCAGCGGGCTGCTCAAGGCAGGCCTTATCCGGCACACCGTGAACAAGATCACCTTCTCTGAGCAGTGCTATTACGTCTTTGGAGACCTCAGTGGCGGCTGTGAGAGTT ACCTAGTCAACCTGTCTCTGAATGACAACGATGGCTCCAGTGGCGCTTCGGACCAGGACACCTTGGCTCCTTTGCCCGGGGCCACTCCCTGGCCCCTGCTGCCCACCTTCTCCTACCAGTACCCAGCCCCGCATCCATACagtccccagcccccaccctaCCACGAGCTCTCGTCCTACACCTACGGCGGAGGCAGTGCCAGCAGCCAGCACAGTGAGG gGAGCCGGAGCAGTGGGTCGACACGAAGCGATGGGGGGGCGGGCCGcacagggaggcctgaggagcGGGCCCCTGAGTCCAAGTCTGGCAGCGGCAGTGAGTCTGAGCCTTCCAGCCGGGGCGGCAGCCTTCGGCGGGGCGGGGAACCTGGTGGGACTGGTGATGGGGGCCCTCCCCCATCCAGGGGCTCATCAGGAGGTGCTCCCAATCTCCGAGCCCACCCAGGGCTCCATCCCTATGGCCCACCTCCTGGCATGGCCCTCCCGTATAACCCCATGATGGTGGTCATgatgccccctcccccaccccctgtccctCCAGCAGTGCAGCCTCCAGGGGCCCCTCCAGTCAGAGACCTGGGCTCCGTGCCCCCAGAGCTGACAGCCAGCCGCCAAAGCTTCCACATGGCCATGGGCAACCCCAGTGAGTTCTTTGTGGATGTTATGTAG
- the DVL2 gene encoding segment polarity protein dishevelled homolog DVL-2 isoform X2, with protein sequence MAGSGAGGGGVGETKVIYHLDEEETPYLVKIPVPAERITLGDFKSVLQRPAGAKYFFKSMDQDFGVVKEEISDDNAHLPCFNGRVVSWLVSSDNPQPETAPPAHEPRTDPAPPPPPVPPLPPERTSGIGDSRPPSFHPNVSSSRENLEPETETESVVSLRRERPRRRDSTGGHRPSGPSRLERHLAGYESSSTLMTSELESTSLGDSDEEDTMSRFSSSTEQSSASRLLKRHRRRRKQRPPRLERASSFSSVTDSTMSLNIITVTLNMEKYNFLGISIVGQSNERGDGGIYIGSIMKGGAVAADGRIEPGDMLLQVNDMNFENMSNDDAVRVLRDIVHKPGPLPSPQLDWPPLPHSPIVLTVAKCWDPSPQAYFTLPRNEPIQPIDPAAWVSHSAALTGTFPAYPGSSSMSTITSGSSLPDGCEGRGLSIHTDMASVTKAMAAPESGLEVRDRMWLKITIPNAFLGSDVVDWLYHHVEGFPERREARKYASGLLKAGLIRHTVNKITFSEQCYYVFGDLSGGCESYLVNLSLNDNDGSSGASDQDTLAPLPGATPWPLLPTFSYQYPAPHPYSPQPPPYHELSSYTYGGGSASSQHSEGSRSSGSTRSDGGAGRTGRPEERAPESKSGSGSESEPSSRGGSLRRGGEPGGTGDGGPPPSRGSSGGAPNLRAHPGLHPYGPPPGMALPYNPMMVVMMPPPPPPVPPAVQPPGAPPVRDLGSVPPELTASRQSFHMAMGNPSEFFVDVM encoded by the exons ATGGCGGGCAGCGGCGCCGGGGGCGGTGGTGTCGGGGAGACGAAGGTGATTTACCACCTGGATGAAGAAGAGACTCCCTACCTGGTGAAGATCCCCGTCCCCGCCGAGCGCATCACCCTCGGCGATTTCAAGAGCGTCTTGCAGCGGCCCGCGGGCGCTAAGTACTTTTTCAAGTCTATGGATCAGGATTTCGG GGTGGTGAAGGAAGAGATTTCAGATGACAATGCTCACCTTCCCTGCTTCAACGGAAGGGTGGTATCCTGG TTAGTGTCATCAGATAACCCCCAACCTGAGACGGCCCCCCCAGCCCACGAGCCTCGGACAGACCCGGCGCCTCCACCGCCGCCTGTACCCCCTCTGCCACCGGAGAGGACCAGTGGCATTGGAGACTCCAGGCCTCCATCCTTCCA CCCTAACGTGTCCAGCAGCCGGGAAAATCTGGAGCCcgagacagaaacagagtcagTGGTGTCTCTGAGGCGGGAGCGACCTCGCAGGCGAGACAGCA CGGGGGGCCACCGGCCCAGCGGCCCCTCGAGGCTGGAGCGCCACCTGGCAGGGTACGAGAGctcctccaccctcatgaccagCGAGCTGGAGAGCACCAGCCTGGGGGACTCGGACGAGGAGGACACCATGAGCAG GTTCAGCAGCTCCACGGAGCAGAGCAGCGCCTCCCGCCTCCTCAAACGCCACCGGCGGCGGAGGAAACAGCGGCCACCCCGCCTGGAGAGG GCCTCATCCTTCAGCAGTGTCACTGATTCCACCATGTCTCTCAACATCATCACAGTCACGCTCAACATGG AGAAGTACAACTTCCTGGGCATCTCCATCGTGGGTCAGAGCAACGAGCGGGGAGATGGAGGCATCTATATCGGCTCCATCATGAAGGGTGGGGCTGTGGCGGCCGACGGGCGCATTGAGCCCGGGGACATGCTTTTGCAG GTGAACGACATGAACTTTGAGAACATGAGCAACGATGATGCGGTGCGGGTGCTGAGGGATATCGTGCACAAGCCGGG gcctctcccctcaccccagctTGACTGGCCTCCTCTTCCTCACAGCCCCATCGTGCTGACTGTAGCCAAGTGCTGGGATCCCTCTCCCCAGGCCTATTTCACTCTCCCCCGAA ATGAGCCCATCCAGCCGATTGACCCTGCTGCCTGGGTCTCACACTCTGCTGCTCTGACTGGCACCTTCCCAGCCTATCCAGGCTCCTCGTCCATGAGCACCATCACATCTGGGTCCTCTCTTCCTGATG GCTGTGAGGGCCGGGGCCTCTCCATCCATACAGACATGGCATCTGTGACCAAGGCCATGGCAGCTCCAGAGTCTGGACTGGAAGTTCGGGACCGCATGTGGCTCAAGATCACCATCCCTAACGCCTTTCTGG GCTCGGACGTCGTTGACTGGCTCTACCATCACGTAGAGGGCTTTCCTGAGCGGCGGGAGGCCCGAAAGTATGCCAGCGGGCTGCTCAAGGCAGGCCTTATCCGGCACACCGTGAACAAGATCACCTTCTCTGAGCAGTGCTATTACGTCTTTGGAGACCTCAGTGGCGGCTGTGAGAGTT ACCTAGTCAACCTGTCTCTGAATGACAACGATGGCTCCAGTGGCGCTTCGGACCAGGACACCTTGGCTCCTTTGCCCGGGGCCACTCCCTGGCCCCTGCTGCCCACCTTCTCCTACCAGTACCCAGCCCCGCATCCATACagtccccagcccccaccctaCCACGAGCTCTCGTCCTACACCTACGGCGGAGGCAGTGCCAGCAGCCAGCACAGTGAGG gGAGCCGGAGCAGTGGGTCGACACGAAGCGATGGGGGGGCGGGCCGcacagggaggcctgaggagcGGGCCCCTGAGTCCAAGTCTGGCAGCGGCAGTGAGTCTGAGCCTTCCAGCCGGGGCGGCAGCCTTCGGCGGGGCGGGGAACCTGGTGGGACTGGTGATGGGGGCCCTCCCCCATCCAGGGGCTCATCAGGAGGTGCTCCCAATCTCCGAGCCCACCCAGGGCTCCATCCCTATGGCCCACCTCCTGGCATGGCCCTCCCGTATAACCCCATGATGGTGGTCATgatgccccctcccccaccccctgtccctCCAGCAGTGCAGCCTCCAGGGGCCCCTCCAGTCAGAGACCTGGGCTCCGTGCCCCCAGAGCTGACAGCCAGCCGCCAAAGCTTCCACATGGCCATGGGCAACCCCAGTGAGTTCTTTGTGGATGTTATGTAG
- the DVL2 gene encoding segment polarity protein dishevelled homolog DVL-2 isoform X4 — MAGSGAGGGGVGETKVIYHLDEEETPYLVKIPVPAERITLGDFKSVLQRPAGAKYFFKSMDQDFGVVKEEISDDNAHLPCFNGRVVSWLVSSDNPQPETAPPAHEPRTDPAPPPPPVPPLPPERTSGIGDSRPPSFHPNVSSSRENLEPETETESVVSLRRERPRRRDSTGGHRPSGPSRLERHLAGYESSSTLMTSELESTSLGDSDEEDTMSRFSSSTEQSSASRLLKRHRRRRKQRPPRLERASSFSSVTDSTMSLNIITVTLNMEKYNFLGISIVGQSNERGDGGIYIGSIMKGGAVAADGRIEPGDMLLQVNDMNFENMSNDDAVRVLRDIVHKPGPIVLTVAKCWDPSPQAYFTLPRNEPIQPIDPAAWVSHSAALTGTFPAYPGSSSMSTITSGSSLPDGCEGRGLSIHTDMASVTKAMAAPESGLEVRDRMWLKITIPNAFLGSDVVDWLYHHVEGFPERREARKYASGLLKAGLIRHTVNKITFSEQCYYVFGDLSGGCESYLVNLSLNDNDGSSGASDQDTLAPLPGATPWPLLPTFSYQYPAPHPYSPQPPPYHELSSYTYGGGSASSQHSEGSRSSGSTRSDGGAGRTGRPEERAPESKSGSGSESEPSSRGGSLRRGGEPGGTGDGGPPPSRGSSGGAPNLRAHPGLHPYGPPPGMALPYNPMMVVMMPPPPPPVPPAVQPPGAPPVRDLGSVPPELTASRQSFHMAMGNPSEFFVDVM, encoded by the exons ATGGCGGGCAGCGGCGCCGGGGGCGGTGGTGTCGGGGAGACGAAGGTGATTTACCACCTGGATGAAGAAGAGACTCCCTACCTGGTGAAGATCCCCGTCCCCGCCGAGCGCATCACCCTCGGCGATTTCAAGAGCGTCTTGCAGCGGCCCGCGGGCGCTAAGTACTTTTTCAAGTCTATGGATCAGGATTTCGG GGTGGTGAAGGAAGAGATTTCAGATGACAATGCTCACCTTCCCTGCTTCAACGGAAGGGTGGTATCCTGG TTAGTGTCATCAGATAACCCCCAACCTGAGACGGCCCCCCCAGCCCACGAGCCTCGGACAGACCCGGCGCCTCCACCGCCGCCTGTACCCCCTCTGCCACCGGAGAGGACCAGTGGCATTGGAGACTCCAGGCCTCCATCCTTCCA CCCTAACGTGTCCAGCAGCCGGGAAAATCTGGAGCCcgagacagaaacagagtcagTGGTGTCTCTGAGGCGGGAGCGACCTCGCAGGCGAGACAGCA CGGGGGGCCACCGGCCCAGCGGCCCCTCGAGGCTGGAGCGCCACCTGGCAGGGTACGAGAGctcctccaccctcatgaccagCGAGCTGGAGAGCACCAGCCTGGGGGACTCGGACGAGGAGGACACCATGAGCAG GTTCAGCAGCTCCACGGAGCAGAGCAGCGCCTCCCGCCTCCTCAAACGCCACCGGCGGCGGAGGAAACAGCGGCCACCCCGCCTGGAGAGG GCCTCATCCTTCAGCAGTGTCACTGATTCCACCATGTCTCTCAACATCATCACAGTCACGCTCAACATGG AGAAGTACAACTTCCTGGGCATCTCCATCGTGGGTCAGAGCAACGAGCGGGGAGATGGAGGCATCTATATCGGCTCCATCATGAAGGGTGGGGCTGTGGCGGCCGACGGGCGCATTGAGCCCGGGGACATGCTTTTGCAG GTGAACGACATGAACTTTGAGAACATGAGCAACGATGATGCGGTGCGGGTGCTGAGGGATATCGTGCACAAGCCGGG CCCCATCGTGCTGACTGTAGCCAAGTGCTGGGATCCCTCTCCCCAGGCCTATTTCACTCTCCCCCGAA ATGAGCCCATCCAGCCGATTGACCCTGCTGCCTGGGTCTCACACTCTGCTGCTCTGACTGGCACCTTCCCAGCCTATCCAGGCTCCTCGTCCATGAGCACCATCACATCTGGGTCCTCTCTTCCTGATG GCTGTGAGGGCCGGGGCCTCTCCATCCATACAGACATGGCATCTGTGACCAAGGCCATGGCAGCTCCAGAGTCTGGACTGGAAGTTCGGGACCGCATGTGGCTCAAGATCACCATCCCTAACGCCTTTCTGG GCTCGGACGTCGTTGACTGGCTCTACCATCACGTAGAGGGCTTTCCTGAGCGGCGGGAGGCCCGAAAGTATGCCAGCGGGCTGCTCAAGGCAGGCCTTATCCGGCACACCGTGAACAAGATCACCTTCTCTGAGCAGTGCTATTACGTCTTTGGAGACCTCAGTGGCGGCTGTGAGAGTT ACCTAGTCAACCTGTCTCTGAATGACAACGATGGCTCCAGTGGCGCTTCGGACCAGGACACCTTGGCTCCTTTGCCCGGGGCCACTCCCTGGCCCCTGCTGCCCACCTTCTCCTACCAGTACCCAGCCCCGCATCCATACagtccccagcccccaccctaCCACGAGCTCTCGTCCTACACCTACGGCGGAGGCAGTGCCAGCAGCCAGCACAGTGAGG gGAGCCGGAGCAGTGGGTCGACACGAAGCGATGGGGGGGCGGGCCGcacagggaggcctgaggagcGGGCCCCTGAGTCCAAGTCTGGCAGCGGCAGTGAGTCTGAGCCTTCCAGCCGGGGCGGCAGCCTTCGGCGGGGCGGGGAACCTGGTGGGACTGGTGATGGGGGCCCTCCCCCATCCAGGGGCTCATCAGGAGGTGCTCCCAATCTCCGAGCCCACCCAGGGCTCCATCCCTATGGCCCACCTCCTGGCATGGCCCTCCCGTATAACCCCATGATGGTGGTCATgatgccccctcccccaccccctgtccctCCAGCAGTGCAGCCTCCAGGGGCCCCTCCAGTCAGAGACCTGGGCTCCGTGCCCCCAGAGCTGACAGCCAGCCGCCAAAGCTTCCACATGGCCATGGGCAACCCCAGTGAGTTCTTTGTGGATGTTATGTAG
- the DVL2 gene encoding segment polarity protein dishevelled homolog DVL-2 isoform X3, protein MAGSGAGGGGVGETKVIYHLDEEETPYLVKIPVPAERITLGDFKSVLQRPAGAKYFFKSMDQDFGVVKEEISDDNAHLPCFNGRVVSWLVSSDNPQPETAPPAHEPRTDPAPPPPPVPPLPPERTSGIGDSRPPSFHPNVSSSRENLEPETETESVVSLRRERPRRRDSSERGAGGHRPSGPSRLERHLAGYESSSTLMTSELESTSLGDSDEEDTMSRFSSSTEQSSASRLLKRHRRRRKQRPPRLERASSFSSVTDSTMSLNIITVTLNMEKYNFLGISIVGQSNERGDGGIYIGSIMKGGAVAADGRIEPGDMLLQVNDMNFENMSNDDAVRVLRDIVHKPGPIVLTVAKCWDPSPQAYFTLPRNEPIQPIDPAAWVSHSAALTGTFPAYPGSSSMSTITSGSSLPDGCEGRGLSIHTDMASVTKAMAAPESGLEVRDRMWLKITIPNAFLGSDVVDWLYHHVEGFPERREARKYASGLLKAGLIRHTVNKITFSEQCYYVFGDLSGGCESYLVNLSLNDNDGSSGASDQDTLAPLPGATPWPLLPTFSYQYPAPHPYSPQPPPYHELSSYTYGGGSASSQHSEGSRSSGSTRSDGGAGRTGRPEERAPESKSGSGSESEPSSRGGSLRRGGEPGGTGDGGPPPSRGSSGGAPNLRAHPGLHPYGPPPGMALPYNPMMVVMMPPPPPPVPPAVQPPGAPPVRDLGSVPPELTASRQSFHMAMGNPSEFFVDVM, encoded by the exons ATGGCGGGCAGCGGCGCCGGGGGCGGTGGTGTCGGGGAGACGAAGGTGATTTACCACCTGGATGAAGAAGAGACTCCCTACCTGGTGAAGATCCCCGTCCCCGCCGAGCGCATCACCCTCGGCGATTTCAAGAGCGTCTTGCAGCGGCCCGCGGGCGCTAAGTACTTTTTCAAGTCTATGGATCAGGATTTCGG GGTGGTGAAGGAAGAGATTTCAGATGACAATGCTCACCTTCCCTGCTTCAACGGAAGGGTGGTATCCTGG TTAGTGTCATCAGATAACCCCCAACCTGAGACGGCCCCCCCAGCCCACGAGCCTCGGACAGACCCGGCGCCTCCACCGCCGCCTGTACCCCCTCTGCCACCGGAGAGGACCAGTGGCATTGGAGACTCCAGGCCTCCATCCTTCCA CCCTAACGTGTCCAGCAGCCGGGAAAATCTGGAGCCcgagacagaaacagagtcagTGGTGTCTCTGAGGCGGGAGCGACCTCGCAGGCGAGACAGCAGTGAGCGCGGCG CGGGGGGCCACCGGCCCAGCGGCCCCTCGAGGCTGGAGCGCCACCTGGCAGGGTACGAGAGctcctccaccctcatgaccagCGAGCTGGAGAGCACCAGCCTGGGGGACTCGGACGAGGAGGACACCATGAGCAG GTTCAGCAGCTCCACGGAGCAGAGCAGCGCCTCCCGCCTCCTCAAACGCCACCGGCGGCGGAGGAAACAGCGGCCACCCCGCCTGGAGAGG GCCTCATCCTTCAGCAGTGTCACTGATTCCACCATGTCTCTCAACATCATCACAGTCACGCTCAACATGG AGAAGTACAACTTCCTGGGCATCTCCATCGTGGGTCAGAGCAACGAGCGGGGAGATGGAGGCATCTATATCGGCTCCATCATGAAGGGTGGGGCTGTGGCGGCCGACGGGCGCATTGAGCCCGGGGACATGCTTTTGCAG GTGAACGACATGAACTTTGAGAACATGAGCAACGATGATGCGGTGCGGGTGCTGAGGGATATCGTGCACAAGCCGGG CCCCATCGTGCTGACTGTAGCCAAGTGCTGGGATCCCTCTCCCCAGGCCTATTTCACTCTCCCCCGAA ATGAGCCCATCCAGCCGATTGACCCTGCTGCCTGGGTCTCACACTCTGCTGCTCTGACTGGCACCTTCCCAGCCTATCCAGGCTCCTCGTCCATGAGCACCATCACATCTGGGTCCTCTCTTCCTGATG GCTGTGAGGGCCGGGGCCTCTCCATCCATACAGACATGGCATCTGTGACCAAGGCCATGGCAGCTCCAGAGTCTGGACTGGAAGTTCGGGACCGCATGTGGCTCAAGATCACCATCCCTAACGCCTTTCTGG GCTCGGACGTCGTTGACTGGCTCTACCATCACGTAGAGGGCTTTCCTGAGCGGCGGGAGGCCCGAAAGTATGCCAGCGGGCTGCTCAAGGCAGGCCTTATCCGGCACACCGTGAACAAGATCACCTTCTCTGAGCAGTGCTATTACGTCTTTGGAGACCTCAGTGGCGGCTGTGAGAGTT ACCTAGTCAACCTGTCTCTGAATGACAACGATGGCTCCAGTGGCGCTTCGGACCAGGACACCTTGGCTCCTTTGCCCGGGGCCACTCCCTGGCCCCTGCTGCCCACCTTCTCCTACCAGTACCCAGCCCCGCATCCATACagtccccagcccccaccctaCCACGAGCTCTCGTCCTACACCTACGGCGGAGGCAGTGCCAGCAGCCAGCACAGTGAGG gGAGCCGGAGCAGTGGGTCGACACGAAGCGATGGGGGGGCGGGCCGcacagggaggcctgaggagcGGGCCCCTGAGTCCAAGTCTGGCAGCGGCAGTGAGTCTGAGCCTTCCAGCCGGGGCGGCAGCCTTCGGCGGGGCGGGGAACCTGGTGGGACTGGTGATGGGGGCCCTCCCCCATCCAGGGGCTCATCAGGAGGTGCTCCCAATCTCCGAGCCCACCCAGGGCTCCATCCCTATGGCCCACCTCCTGGCATGGCCCTCCCGTATAACCCCATGATGGTGGTCATgatgccccctcccccaccccctgtccctCCAGCAGTGCAGCCTCCAGGGGCCCCTCCAGTCAGAGACCTGGGCTCCGTGCCCCCAGAGCTGACAGCCAGCCGCCAAAGCTTCCACATGGCCATGGGCAACCCCAGTGAGTTCTTTGTGGATGTTATGTAG